The genomic window ATAACGTCATATGCATCCGCTGCCGCAATTATTCTTGAAAATAATGGGATTTTTTCTCCGCGCAGGCCGTCAGGATACCCTCTTCCATCATATCTCTCGTGATGGTGCCTTATTGCAGAAACTACAGTACTGTCAAATCCAATTTTTTTAAGCAGTTCTGCGCCGTACAATGAATGCATTTTTACTAACTCAAACTCTTCGATTGACAGAGGCTCCTTCTTGTTAAGCAAACTTTTTGGTACAAATAACTTACCAATATCATGAAAAAAAGCAGCAGTCTCAAGAAGTTCAATTTCTTTTGAAGACAGCCCCATGTAAATTCCAATGTTTCTGCACAGCACTCCAACGCTGTATTGGTGTTTTATAAGATCCTCCAAAAGCTCTTCTCCCTTCTTTTTAAGAATTTAAATTAACAAGAAGTTTAAAAGTGCTCCAGCAAAAACAGCAGGCATAAAAGGAAGCTTTGTTCTGAATTTGCGTAAAATAAGGGAATAAAAGATAAAAATCACAGATGCCCACAAAAGAATATCCCATATTTTAAAGCCAGAGTAGAAAGACAGCGCAGTTAAAATTTTTACGTCTTCACCGCCTATTCCTCCTAAAAGCCAGAAAAGGAAAAGAACTGCAAATAGCAAAAGTGAGTTAACCAGATAAAATTTTAGGAGTATATAAGGTTTCAAAAAGAAATTCACAAAAGAAAGCGCCAAGATGGAGGCAGGGTAGATGTGTCCCACCTCCATCTTTTTTATGTCTTCTACAGCAGCGAAAAAGAGGATAATTAAAATCAAAATCTTAATCATCAAAATGTTATCACCTCTGAATCTTTAATTGATTTTTTGAAGACAGGGTCAGGGATGTTGAACTTTGAATCTGCGTAAATCCCGTTTATGGGAATGTTCATCTGTATTTCAAATGAACCTCCACCCTCAAGGTCAAAATAGACGTGTAGCGTAGAATTTTCGTCACCGGGCTTTTCATACTGGAACTTCAGAACAGCACTTCCTGAAGTGCCTCCGACGTTCTTTATCACCGAATAAGGCTCAACATAGAGCACACCTTTGTTCTGGTACCTGTTCACAACATGTATTGCTCTAATGTTAGTGACTTTCTTATTAAGCGCATAAGAAATATTCAAAGTCATATCGCAGACAGAGCCGTCGGGTAAGGTGTGCTTGTTCGTGAAAACATACTGTGGTGTTTTAGAAACAGAGATAGTGCCGTGCACTTCATCCCAGTAGCCGCTTTTAACCCACTCTTTGTATGTTTCCCAATGCGATGTGTCAACCCACACCTGCCTTGTCTCATAATGTCCGGGAACATCAACTACCCACCTCTGAGCCCAGTATCCATCCTGCACCCATACTTGTCTTGTTTCGTAATGTGATGTGTCAACCCAGACCTGCTGTGTTGTCCAGTATCCGCTCTGCACCAAGACTTTCTCTGTCTTCCAGTAGCCGCTTTTAACCCAAACTTTTTCTGTTTTCCAGTAACCATCTTGTACCCAAACTTTCTGCACTTCCCAGTGAGAAGTATCTACCCAGACTTTTCTGTACTCCCAGTGTGCAGGGATATCTACAACCCAAACTTGTTCTTTTTTCCAATAACCTGCCTTCCAATCTGCATAACCCCAACCACCATAACTACCCGGTACCCAAACATACTTCACATCCCAATGCCCTTTTTCGGGCACCCATACAGCTTCTGTTTTCCAATATCCACTCTCTACCCAGACTTTTCTGTATTCCCAGTGAGAAGTATCTACCCAGACTTTTCTTGTTTCATAGTGCGAAGTATCCACCCATACCTGCCTCGTTTCGTAATGCGATGTATCGACCCATACCTTCTTTGTGTCCCAGTATCCGCTCTGGACCCATACCTGCCTTGTTTCCCAGCGAGATGTGTCTACCCAGTACTTTTCCCAATGTCCCTGCTCAGGTACCCAGACCTGCTGTGTTGTCCAGTACCCGCTTGTGACCCACCTTTGCTTTGTTTCCCAGTGAGAAGTATCTACCTACACCTTTGTGCCGTTTGAGTTGAGCTTTACCCAGTCTCCTGCGTAAACAGGAGTGTTAGCGATAATGATGAAAATTAAAGCAAATAAAAAAAGAGCCTTGAACTTATTCATTTTTAAAAGCACCTCCCTTAAATTTAGGCAAAATAAAAAAGCAGGTTAGACCTGCCCCTTATAAGTTCTTCTTAGCCCATTCGACGTATTCTTTTACATTGCTTTCCCGCTTTATTTCGGAAAAATTTAAACCATTTATATTAAAATATGATTTAATATAAAGATCTTTATTATTTAATTTATTTTTTATTTCTATAGATAACTTACCTTTTGTCCCTTCTTCGCTTCCACTTATACTTCTATACGCTTTATCACTCATCAAAAATTTTGTTTCTGGAGAAGTATATTGGAAATAATGAGTAACTTCATCTGCGATAACCACATCATCTATCAAAGGTGTTAATTCTAAAAACAATGGTGGTTTTTTATTATCTTCAACAAGTTCTCCATTAACAATATATATTTTTGAAAGTTGAAGTTGAACATTTTTATGAATAAATACTTCTTTAGGAATTTTCGAGGATTGAAAAGAGTTTACAATAAAATTACCTATGAGCACTAAATCACCTTCTTTATGACTTAAATCATCTTTTATATATTCAGCTACAACTACATTCTTTATACTGCCGCTAAATTCTGTGCCGTTTTTTAGTATGAATTTTATTTCTTTGTTATAGTGCTTCTCTAAAAATTTATCTGCTAACGGTTGTAAATCTGGTCTTTGTTTCATTGTATTAGGATCATATACTCGGATTGGTGACGTGTCACCCCCTATACTATACAAAACTCCTTTTACCTTTTCCTCTAAAGCTGTCCTCTTGCTGTCATCCTTATAAGCCTGATACCCTGCCACAGCAAGCGCTATGACTATGACTAAAGCTAATATTTTCCTCATGAGAGCTCACCTCCAGTTAAATTTTTCAAAAACCTGTTACCGCCCTCCGGTCAGTTAAAACGGATAGGAATGCGGCGGGCGGGTCAAGGTGGAGTCGAAGGATAAATGGAGGGGACCCGCTTGCGGGGAGGAGGCCGTTTATGTTCGAAGGCACCTTGACCGCAAGCCCGACGCATTTATAAAATTTTTTGTGCCGGAGGGCGGTGAATTAGTAGACTATATTCA from Thermoanaerobacter uzonensis DSM 18761 includes these protein-coding regions:
- a CDS encoding HD-GYP domain-containing protein; amino-acid sequence: MEDLIKHQYSVGVLCRNIGIYMGLSSKEIELLETAAFFHDIGKLFVPKSLLNKKEPLSIEEFELVKMHSLYGAELLKKIGFDSTVVSAIRHHHERYDGRGYPDGLRGEKIPLFSRIIAAADAYDVMTTGRIYKKPLPHDKAIEELIRYSGTQFDPEVVKIFLKMFKEEKAYV
- a CDS encoding prepilin peptidase, which gives rise to MIKILILIILFFAAVEDIKKMEVGHIYPASILALSFVNFFLKPYILLKFYLVNSLLLFAVLFLFWLLGGIGGEDVKILTALSFYSGFKIWDILLWASVIFIFYSLILRKFRTKLPFMPAVFAGALLNFLLI
- a CDS encoding LSm family protein, which produces MRKILALVIVIALAVAGYQAYKDDSKRTALEEKVKGVLYSIGGDTSPIRVYDPNTMKQRPDLQPLADKFLEKHYNKEIKFILKNGTEFSGSIKNVVVAEYIKDDLSHKEGDLVLIGNFIVNSFQSSKIPKEVFIHKNVQLQLSKIYIVNGELVEDNKKPPLFLELTPLIDDVVIADEVTHYFQYTSPETKFLMSDKAYRSISGSEEGTKGKLSIEIKNKLNNKDLYIKSYFNINGLNFSEIKRESNVKEYVEWAKKNL